In the Kribbella sp. NBC_00482 genome, one interval contains:
- a CDS encoding LysR family transcriptional regulator, which translates to MFSLDQLSAFVAVAEELHFGRAAERLNMTQPPLSRQVQKLERAVGARLLERDNRKVELTEAGQAFLTEARRLLALVETAGDLARRVDQGAAGTLRLGFTATSAIRTLGPLLRRLSEELPDVDVILHERVTPAQIDGLLRGELDLGLGRPPFDSDVLDSRIVVREPLCAVVPGNHRLAALGRPLTSADFSGEQVISYSPTQARYFHELTVRFLAESHPRIEQRVQQILTVILLVAAGRGVALVPASARHLGVEGVTYCALDGPGQAVELHAIWRRDATSSVLRRVLTMLPEHH; encoded by the coding sequence ATGTTTTCGCTCGACCAGCTGAGCGCGTTCGTCGCCGTCGCCGAGGAGCTGCACTTCGGCCGCGCTGCCGAGCGGCTGAACATGACCCAGCCGCCGTTGAGTCGCCAGGTGCAGAAGCTCGAGCGGGCCGTCGGCGCGCGGCTGCTCGAACGCGACAACCGCAAGGTCGAGCTGACCGAGGCCGGGCAGGCGTTCCTCACCGAAGCCCGCCGCCTGCTCGCGCTGGTCGAGACCGCGGGTGATCTCGCGCGCCGGGTGGATCAGGGTGCGGCCGGGACGCTGCGGCTCGGGTTCACGGCCACGTCGGCGATCCGGACGCTCGGGCCGCTGTTGCGCCGGCTGTCCGAGGAACTGCCGGACGTCGACGTGATCCTGCACGAGCGGGTCACGCCCGCGCAGATCGACGGGCTGCTGCGCGGCGAACTGGATCTCGGTCTCGGGCGGCCGCCGTTCGACTCCGACGTACTGGACTCCCGGATCGTGGTCCGCGAGCCGTTGTGTGCTGTTGTCCCTGGCAACCATCGGCTCGCCGCGCTCGGCCGGCCGTTGACGTCGGCGGATTTCAGCGGGGAGCAGGTGATCAGCTACTCACCGACCCAGGCCCGGTACTTCCACGAGCTGACGGTCCGGTTCCTCGCCGAGTCGCATCCGCGGATCGAGCAGCGGGTGCAGCAGATCCTCACCGTGATCCTGCTGGTCGCCGCCGGCCGCGGCGTCGCGCTGGTGCCGGCGTCGGCCCGCCACCTCGGCGTCGAGGGCGTGACGTACTGCGCCCTGGACGGCCCGGGCCAGGCTGTCGAGTTGCACGCGATCTGGAGACGGGACGCGACCAGCTCGGTCCTGCGTCGCGTGCTCACGATGCTCCCAGAGCATCATTAG
- a CDS encoding L-talarate/galactarate dehydratase — protein MDRIRQVKLSSVVLPLEQPISDAKVLTGRQRPMTEIVFLFAEIATADDQHGIGFSYSKRAGGPAQYAHAKEIAANLIGEDPSDIAKVYDKLLWAGASVGRSGVATQAIAAIDIALWDLKAKRAGLPLAKLLGAHRDSVRAYNTSGGFLHAPIEEVKERASKSLADGIGGIKIKVGQPDSRIDLDRVRAVREHLGDDVPLMVDANQQWDRPAALRIGRVLEQFGLVWIEEPLDAYDALGHAELAAALDTPIATGEMLSSVGEHVRLIEARAADIIQPDAPRIGGITPFLKLATLADHNGLQLAPHFAMEIHLHLAAAYPREPWVEHFEWLNPLFNERLETVDGRMLVPDRPGLGFTTTEQCARWTVDSCEFR, from the coding sequence ATGGACCGCATCCGCCAGGTGAAGCTCTCGTCCGTCGTCCTCCCACTCGAGCAGCCGATCAGCGACGCCAAGGTGCTGACCGGGCGGCAGCGGCCGATGACCGAGATCGTGTTTCTGTTCGCGGAGATCGCGACCGCGGACGATCAGCACGGCATCGGGTTCAGCTACTCGAAGCGGGCCGGCGGACCGGCGCAGTACGCGCACGCCAAGGAGATCGCGGCCAACCTGATCGGCGAGGACCCGTCGGACATCGCGAAGGTGTACGACAAGCTGCTGTGGGCCGGCGCCTCGGTCGGCCGGTCCGGTGTCGCGACGCAGGCGATCGCCGCGATCGACATCGCGTTGTGGGACCTGAAGGCGAAGCGCGCAGGCCTGCCGCTCGCCAAGCTGCTCGGCGCGCACCGCGACTCGGTCCGCGCGTACAACACCTCCGGCGGTTTCCTGCACGCCCCGATCGAGGAGGTGAAGGAGCGCGCGTCGAAGTCGCTCGCCGACGGGATCGGCGGGATCAAGATCAAGGTCGGCCAGCCCGACAGCCGGATCGACCTCGACCGCGTCCGCGCAGTACGAGAACACCTCGGCGACGACGTACCGCTGATGGTGGACGCGAACCAGCAGTGGGACCGCCCGGCCGCGCTGCGGATCGGCAGAGTGCTCGAGCAGTTCGGTCTGGTCTGGATCGAGGAGCCGCTGGACGCGTACGACGCACTCGGTCATGCGGAGCTGGCGGCGGCGCTGGACACCCCGATCGCGACCGGCGAGATGCTGTCGAGCGTCGGCGAGCACGTGCGGCTGATCGAGGCCCGCGCGGCCGACATCATCCAGCCCGATGCGCCCCGGATCGGCGGCATCACGCCGTTCCTCAAACTCGCGACGCTGGCCGATCACAACGGTCTGCAGCTCGCGCCGCACTTCGCGATGGAGATCCATCTGCACCTCGCGGCGGCGTACCCGCGCGAGCCGTGGGTCGAGCACTTCGAGTGGCTGAATCCCTTGTTCAACGAGCGTCTGGAGACGGTCGACGGGCGGATGCTCGTCCCCGACCGGCCGGGGCTCGGGTTCACGACGACCGAGCAGTGCGCGCGCTGGACCGTGGACAGCTGCGAGTTCCGGTGA
- the glsA gene encoding glutaminase A: MDVAEKLLQSYARIDEDKDGRIWSWELLNTLGRAGIMPDDPRVRAALDGVRDAAGRPAITPYSQPVQIDFDTFAEVAQHAVIQRTLTGELAVPADEFEEFAHAVERIHTDLLDERSGAPADYIPTLRDADPEKFGIAICTADGQVFSIGDTADEFSVQSTSKPFSYAIALEQLGAEEVHRWIGQEQSGGPFNDPLLSLGRDGRPHNPMINAGAIGTLALVDSGKGLSDRLTTVQGAWTAMTGDRPQLHGPTFAAERDTGFGNVAFANALAKSGKLYGAGPTDRRAPEDATEFYTMVCSLTMNTERLARAGATLASGGVAPLSGKQVFSPETAARVLSVMGHSGMYNDSGQFSNQVGLPAKSGVSGNVLMVVPSKRMAVVVFSPRLDAVGNSVRGVEVCKRLVNEFGLHPYGSMGGERGRVAAHQIGGHMNEADKRAEAASAADRALGGVARAGSGTAAKGAGTDGSGVAVTTADPQRAGTTVRRSGQPGQQL; this comes from the coding sequence ATGGACGTTGCGGAGAAGCTGCTCCAGTCGTACGCGAGGATCGACGAGGACAAGGACGGCCGGATCTGGTCCTGGGAGTTGCTCAACACGCTCGGCCGGGCCGGGATCATGCCGGACGATCCGCGGGTCCGCGCGGCGCTGGACGGCGTCCGTGACGCCGCCGGCCGCCCGGCGATCACGCCGTACTCCCAACCGGTGCAGATCGACTTCGACACGTTCGCCGAGGTCGCGCAGCACGCGGTGATCCAGCGAACGCTGACCGGTGAGCTCGCGGTTCCCGCGGACGAGTTCGAGGAGTTCGCGCACGCGGTGGAGCGGATCCACACCGACCTGCTGGACGAGCGGTCCGGCGCGCCCGCGGACTACATCCCGACCTTGCGGGACGCCGACCCGGAGAAGTTCGGGATCGCGATCTGCACCGCGGACGGCCAGGTGTTCTCGATCGGCGACACCGCGGACGAGTTCAGCGTGCAGTCGACGTCGAAGCCGTTCAGCTACGCGATCGCGCTGGAGCAGCTCGGCGCGGAGGAGGTGCATCGCTGGATCGGCCAGGAGCAGAGCGGCGGTCCCTTCAACGATCCGTTGCTGTCGCTGGGGCGGGACGGCAGGCCGCACAATCCGATGATCAACGCCGGAGCGATCGGGACGCTCGCGCTGGTCGACTCCGGCAAGGGTCTGTCCGACCGGTTGACCACCGTCCAGGGAGCGTGGACGGCGATGACGGGCGACCGGCCGCAGCTGCACGGCCCGACGTTCGCGGCCGAGCGGGACACCGGATTCGGCAACGTCGCGTTCGCCAACGCGCTGGCGAAGTCGGGGAAGCTGTACGGCGCCGGTCCGACCGACCGGCGTGCCCCGGAGGACGCCACCGAGTTCTACACGATGGTCTGCTCGCTCACCATGAACACCGAGCGGTTGGCCAGGGCCGGTGCCACGCTCGCGAGCGGTGGAGTCGCACCGTTGAGCGGCAAGCAGGTGTTCTCCCCGGAGACCGCCGCCCGCGTGCTGTCCGTGATGGGGCACAGCGGCATGTACAACGACTCCGGGCAGTTCTCGAACCAGGTCGGGTTGCCCGCGAAGAGCGGGGTGTCCGGCAACGTCCTGATGGTGGTGCCGTCGAAGCGCATGGCCGTCGTCGTGTTCTCGCCCCGCTTGGATGCGGTCGGCAACTCGGTGCGTGGGGTCGAGGTGTGCAAGCGGCTGGTCAACGAGTTCGGCCTGCACCCGTACGGCAGCATGGGCGGTGAGCGCGGCCGGGTCGCCGCACACCAGATCGGCGGCCATATGAACGAGGCCGACAAGCGGGCCGAGGCAGCGAGTGCCGCAGACCGCGCGCTGGGCGGCGTGGCCCGGGCCGGGTCGGGCACTGCCGCGAAGGGCGCGGGCACCGACGGGTCGGGCGTTGCGGTGACGACCGCCGACCCCCAGCGGGCCGGGACGACGGTGCGCCGCTCCGGACAGCCCGGCCAGCAACTCTGA
- a CDS encoding tripartite tricarboxylate transporter permease produces MGGFIDGFGVVLEPANLLYCLIGVVIGMLIGVLPGLGPAATIAILLPITYGVEPVSAIIMLAGIFYGAQYGGTITSVLLRLPGEASSVVTVFDGFALAKQGRAGTALGIAAIGSFIGGTVSIIGLTLLAPVVASVALDFGPPEYAALSLFGVLLVATVGNGSRLKAVIAAGLGLLLATVGRDTFTGASRFTFDSLNLADGIDFVPIAMGLFGLGEILYNLEERHHKVQTPAAVANVWPSRADLRQARGAIGRGSVIGFVLGVLPGGGATLSSLVAYAVEKRRAKEPERFGRGAVEGVAAPETANNAAATSSFIPLLTLGIPANATMALMFGALLIQGIPPGPQLVSEHPDLFWGVINSMYLGNILLLIMSIPLVGVFVKILKVRPAVLAPITVLITLLGVYTVANQVFDIFLVIVFGVLGYLMKKFGFEPGPLVLAFVLGSVMETAVRQSLLIFGGNPAGFFTRPISGTVLVVLIIVLALPAVRVLVRRRTANKKEKELV; encoded by the coding sequence ATGGGCGGGTTCATCGATGGTTTCGGCGTCGTCCTGGAGCCCGCGAATCTCCTCTACTGCCTGATCGGCGTCGTGATCGGCATGCTGATCGGCGTCCTCCCCGGGCTCGGCCCGGCCGCGACGATCGCGATCCTGCTGCCGATCACGTACGGCGTGGAGCCGGTGTCCGCGATCATCATGCTGGCCGGCATCTTCTACGGCGCGCAGTACGGCGGCACGATCACGTCGGTCCTGCTGCGGCTACCGGGCGAGGCGTCGTCCGTGGTCACGGTGTTCGACGGGTTCGCCCTGGCCAAACAAGGACGAGCCGGTACGGCGCTCGGCATCGCAGCGATCGGGTCGTTCATCGGCGGCACGGTGTCGATCATCGGACTGACGCTGCTCGCTCCCGTGGTCGCGAGCGTGGCGCTCGACTTCGGTCCGCCGGAGTACGCCGCCCTGTCGTTGTTCGGCGTACTGCTGGTGGCGACCGTGGGGAACGGCAGCCGGTTGAAGGCGGTGATCGCGGCGGGGCTCGGATTGCTGCTGGCAACGGTCGGGCGGGACACGTTCACCGGGGCGAGCCGGTTCACGTTCGACAGCCTGAACCTTGCCGACGGCATCGACTTCGTGCCGATCGCGATGGGCCTGTTCGGGCTCGGCGAGATCCTCTACAACCTGGAGGAACGGCATCACAAGGTGCAGACACCGGCCGCGGTCGCGAACGTCTGGCCGTCGCGGGCCGACCTGCGGCAGGCGCGCGGCGCGATCGGCCGCGGCTCGGTGATCGGTTTCGTGCTCGGCGTACTGCCCGGTGGCGGCGCGACGCTGTCGTCGCTGGTCGCGTACGCGGTGGAGAAGCGGCGGGCGAAGGAGCCCGAGCGGTTCGGCCGCGGCGCGGTCGAGGGCGTCGCGGCGCCGGAGACGGCGAACAACGCGGCCGCCACCTCGTCGTTCATCCCGCTGCTGACGTTGGGCATCCCCGCGAACGCGACGATGGCGTTGATGTTCGGCGCACTGCTGATCCAGGGCATCCCGCCCGGTCCGCAGTTGGTGTCCGAGCACCCGGATCTGTTCTGGGGCGTGATCAACTCGATGTATCTCGGCAACATCCTGCTGCTGATCATGAGCATCCCGCTGGTCGGGGTCTTCGTGAAGATCCTCAAGGTGCGGCCCGCCGTACTCGCGCCGATCACGGTGCTGATCACGTTGCTCGGCGTGTACACGGTGGCGAACCAGGTGTTCGACATCTTCCTGGTGATCGTGTTCGGCGTCCTCGGGTACCTGATGAAGAAGTTCGGGTTCGAGCCGGGACCGCTGGTGCTCGCGTTCGTCCTGGGTAGCGTGATGGAGACCGCGGTCCGGCAGTCGCTGCTGATCTTCGGCGGGAACCCGGCAGGCTTCTTCACCCGGCCGATCTCCGGCACGGTCCTCGTGGTGCTGATCATCGTCCTGGCGCTGCCCGCGGTGCGGGTGCTGGTACGTCGACGTACCGCAAACAAGAAGGAAAAGGAACTCGTATGA
- a CDS encoding Bug family tripartite tricarboxylate transporter substrate binding protein produces MLFSKLNRRVLVTAVGASVLLAGCGGVKTTSTGGEGDYPTGNIQMSVGASPGGSTDLITRAIAQGVGKELGVSVPVVNKPGANGALNAKELQSAKPDGYKIAVQNASLFTITPLAVSANEVVKLDDFDLLGGISQDDYVLIAPVGSGYKTIADLKKAGKNIKYGTTGVGTGAQLASALTFKQAGIPATDVPFDGGAPALTALLGSQVDVATIQVGDGIEQVKAKKVVPLAVFSAERIKFLPDVPTAKEQGYDVVVSQYRFLTAPKGTPDDVKTKLADAAKKTYATDTYKKFNDAHCLTPIEVSPDEVRKILDGYATKYKGQLDQLGISLAAKK; encoded by the coding sequence ATGCTGTTCAGCAAGCTCAACCGTCGCGTCCTGGTGACGGCGGTGGGTGCTTCCGTCCTGTTGGCAGGCTGCGGTGGGGTCAAGACGACCTCCACCGGCGGCGAGGGTGACTATCCGACCGGCAACATCCAGATGAGCGTCGGTGCTTCTCCCGGCGGCAGTACCGACCTGATCACGCGAGCGATCGCCCAGGGCGTCGGCAAGGAACTGGGCGTCTCGGTGCCGGTGGTCAACAAGCCCGGCGCGAACGGCGCGCTGAACGCCAAGGAACTGCAGTCCGCGAAGCCGGACGGCTACAAGATCGCGGTCCAGAACGCCTCGCTGTTCACGATCACCCCGCTCGCGGTCTCGGCCAACGAGGTGGTGAAACTCGACGACTTCGACCTGCTCGGCGGCATCTCGCAGGACGACTACGTGCTGATCGCGCCGGTCGGCTCCGGGTACAAGACGATCGCCGACCTGAAGAAGGCCGGCAAGAACATCAAGTACGGCACCACCGGCGTCGGCACCGGCGCGCAACTGGCGTCCGCTCTGACGTTCAAGCAGGCCGGCATCCCGGCGACCGACGTACCGTTCGACGGCGGGGCTCCGGCGCTCACCGCGCTGCTCGGCAGTCAGGTCGACGTGGCAACGATCCAGGTCGGTGACGGTATCGAGCAGGTGAAGGCGAAGAAGGTCGTCCCGCTCGCGGTGTTCTCGGCCGAGCGGATCAAGTTCCTGCCCGACGTACCGACCGCCAAGGAGCAGGGGTACGACGTCGTGGTGTCGCAGTACCGCTTCCTCACGGCGCCGAAGGGTACGCCGGACGACGTCAAGACGAAGCTGGCCGACGCGGCGAAGAAGACCTATGCGACCGACACCTACAAGAAGTTCAACGACGCGCACTGCCTGACGCCGATCGAGGTGTCGCCGGACGAGGTGCGGAAGATCCTCGACGGGTACGCGACGAAGTACAAGGGACAGCTCGACCAGCTCGGGATCTCGCTGGCAGCGAAGAAGTGA
- a CDS encoding tripartite tricarboxylate transporter TctB family protein, whose product MSQAELLAELAEDRPPHAGPWSQLGAAVVAGVVGLAGVIGSLALGLGELTQPGPGLWPFVVCVVVTVLSIALALVGRHGTDTEKFSRASVQTAVSVLTLLVFAAVLPLIGFEIPSLLLTFVWLRFLGKESWVSSVAISVGTVAAFYILFVLLLQIPLPRLI is encoded by the coding sequence GTGAGTCAGGCCGAGCTGCTGGCGGAGCTCGCCGAGGATCGCCCGCCGCACGCCGGGCCGTGGTCCCAGCTCGGGGCCGCGGTCGTCGCCGGTGTCGTCGGTCTCGCTGGAGTGATCGGTTCGCTCGCGCTCGGGCTGGGGGAGTTGACCCAGCCCGGCCCGGGCCTGTGGCCGTTCGTGGTCTGCGTTGTGGTGACCGTGCTGTCGATCGCGCTCGCACTGGTCGGCCGGCACGGGACGGATACCGAGAAGTTCTCGCGGGCGAGTGTGCAGACGGCGGTCTCCGTACTGACGCTCCTGGTCTTCGCGGCCGTGCTGCCGTTGATCGGGTTCGAGATCCCGTCGCTGCTGCTGACCTTCGTGTGGCTGCGGTTCCTCGGCAAGGAGTCCTGGGTGTCGTCGGTGGCGATCAGCGTCGGCACGGTCGCCGCGTTCTACATCCTCTTCGTGCTGCTGCTGCAGATTCCGCTGCCCAGGCTGATCTGA
- a CDS encoding FadR/GntR family transcriptional regulator: MSGLADQIVDDLKRRILSGRIAPGEKLPGENGLVEEFGVSRTVVREAVSRLQAAGLVETFQGRGSFVLEVPERTPGLREVRSHRDVLDLMDFRIGVESEAAGLAAVRRTDHQLKGIERALDDFRRVGDDPGRSVEADFAFHLKVAVASGNRFYGDLIGELGPMMIMLPRTRLDPAYEMSDPDHLLRVVHEHENISAAIARSEPEAARAAMRVHLSSTRHRLLTHNAG, from the coding sequence GTGAGCGGTCTCGCTGATCAGATCGTCGACGATCTGAAGCGGCGGATTCTCAGCGGAAGAATCGCGCCGGGCGAGAAGCTGCCGGGTGAGAACGGGCTGGTCGAGGAGTTCGGGGTCAGTCGGACGGTGGTTCGCGAGGCGGTCTCGCGGTTGCAGGCGGCCGGGCTGGTGGAGACGTTCCAGGGGCGCGGTTCGTTCGTGCTGGAGGTCCCGGAGCGTACGCCGGGGTTGCGCGAGGTGCGGTCGCACCGCGACGTCCTCGACCTGATGGACTTCCGGATCGGCGTCGAGAGCGAAGCGGCCGGGCTGGCGGCGGTACGGCGTACCGATCATCAGCTGAAGGGGATCGAGCGGGCGCTGGACGACTTCCGGCGGGTCGGCGACGATCCGGGCCGGTCGGTGGAGGCCGACTTCGCGTTCCACCTCAAGGTCGCTGTTGCCTCGGGCAACCGGTTCTACGGGGACCTGATCGGTGAGCTCGGGCCGATGATGATCATGCTGCCGCGGACCCGGCTCGACCCGGCGTACGAGATGTCGGACCCGGACCACCTGCTCCGCGTGGTGCACGAGCACGAGAACATCAGCGCGGCGATCGCGCGGTCCGAGCCGGAGGCGGCGCGGGCGGCGATGCGAGTGCATCTGTCGAGCACGCGGCACCGGTTGCTGACCCACAACGCCGGATAG
- the glmS gene encoding glutamine--fructose-6-phosphate transaminase (isomerizing), whose amino-acid sequence MCGIVGYVGTKPAAPILVDGLARLEYRGYDSAGVAVLGSSELKVHKDAGRVRELEASLPKRFGGKLGIGHTRWATHGGPSKDNAHPHASGNERIAVVHNGIFDNAGAIRSQLEDAGVKLRSETDTEVLAHLIEQADGATLEEKVMAALRRIEGTYGIAVIDLDFPDRIVVARNGSPLILGIGDGEMHIASDAAALIRYTRQVVYLDDGELATVRADGYRTFTQDASPTTKTAKTVEWEAEEFERGLHEHFMMKEIHEQPDAVGRVIRGRLDERFHTVHLGGLNMDAREAREIKRVKILGCGSAYYAGQMGAQFIEEVARIPADAEPASEFRYRNPVVERDTLYVAVSQSGETLDTLVAVQELKRKGGRVIGLVNAVGSSIAREVDGGVYLHAGPEVSVASTKALTNMAVGFAMLGIHLGRIRDVSPADGRRLIEGLKKLPADIAAIVAQEEELAKIAGRLAKHESLFFVGRTRGYPVAREGAQKLKEISYRHAEAYQTSELKHGPLALISPDVPSVAIVPDDELLDRNIGALHEIGARSGPLYVVTHPGVEVPDGVAAKIVVPKNEPELDPILLTIPLQIIAYYAAVALGHDVDKPRNLAKSVTVE is encoded by the coding sequence ATGTGCGGAATCGTCGGGTACGTCGGCACCAAGCCGGCCGCGCCCATCCTCGTGGACGGACTGGCCCGCTTGGAGTACCGCGGCTACGACTCGGCAGGTGTCGCCGTCCTCGGGTCCAGCGAGCTGAAGGTGCACAAGGACGCCGGCCGGGTCCGTGAGCTGGAGGCGTCACTGCCGAAGCGGTTCGGCGGCAAGCTCGGCATCGGCCACACCCGCTGGGCCACCCACGGCGGCCCGAGCAAGGACAACGCGCACCCGCACGCCAGCGGCAACGAGCGGATCGCGGTCGTGCACAACGGCATCTTCGACAACGCCGGCGCCATCCGCTCGCAGCTCGAGGACGCCGGCGTCAAGCTGCGCTCCGAGACCGACACCGAGGTGCTCGCGCACCTGATCGAGCAGGCCGACGGCGCCACCCTCGAGGAGAAGGTGATGGCCGCCCTGCGCCGGATCGAGGGCACCTACGGCATCGCCGTGATCGACCTCGACTTCCCGGACCGGATCGTGGTCGCCCGCAACGGCAGCCCGCTGATCCTCGGCATCGGCGACGGCGAGATGCACATCGCCTCCGACGCGGCCGCGCTGATCCGCTACACCCGCCAGGTCGTCTACTTGGACGACGGCGAGCTGGCCACCGTTCGCGCCGACGGCTACCGCACCTTCACCCAGGACGCGTCCCCGACCACCAAGACCGCGAAGACGGTCGAGTGGGAGGCCGAGGAGTTCGAGCGCGGCCTGCACGAGCACTTCATGATGAAGGAGATCCACGAGCAGCCGGACGCGGTCGGCCGGGTCATCCGGGGTCGTCTGGACGAGCGCTTCCACACCGTGCACCTCGGCGGCCTGAACATGGACGCCCGCGAGGCGCGGGAGATCAAGCGGGTCAAGATCCTCGGCTGCGGTTCGGCGTACTACGCGGGTCAGATGGGCGCGCAGTTCATCGAGGAGGTCGCGCGGATCCCCGCCGACGCGGAGCCGGCCTCGGAGTTCCGGTACCGCAACCCGGTCGTCGAGCGGGACACGCTGTACGTCGCCGTGTCGCAGTCCGGTGAAACCCTCGACACGCTCGTCGCGGTGCAGGAGCTGAAGCGCAAGGGCGGTCGGGTGATCGGCCTGGTGAACGCGGTCGGTTCGAGCATCGCCCGCGAGGTCGACGGCGGCGTGTACCTGCACGCCGGCCCGGAGGTCTCGGTGGCGTCGACGAAGGCGCTGACCAACATGGCGGTCGGCTTCGCGATGCTCGGCATCCACCTCGGCCGGATCCGGGACGTCTCCCCCGCCGACGGCCGCCGGCTGATCGAGGGCCTGAAGAAACTGCCGGCGGACATCGCCGCGATCGTCGCCCAGGAGGAGGAGCTGGCCAAGATCGCCGGCCGCCTCGCCAAGCACGAGAGCCTGTTCTTCGTCGGCCGGACCCGCGGGTACCCGGTCGCGCGCGAGGGTGCGCAGAAGCTCAAGGAGATCTCGTACCGGCACGCCGAGGCCTACCAGACCTCCGAGCTGAAGCACGGCCCGCTGGCGCTGATCTCGCCGGACGTGCCGAGTGTCGCGATCGTCCCCGACGACGAGCTGCTGGACCGCAACATCGGGGCGCTGCACGAGATCGGCGCCCGCTCCGGCCCGCTGTACGTCGTCACGCACCCGGGCGTCGAGGTACCGGACGGGGTCGCGGCGAAGATCGTCGTACCGAAGAACGAGCCTGAGCTGGACCCGATCCTGCTGACGATCCCGCTGCAGATCATCGCGTACTACGCCGCGGTCGCGCTCGGCCACGACGTGGACAAGCCGCGCAACCTGGCGAAGTCGGTCACCGTCGAGTAG
- a CDS encoding glucarate dehydratase family protein, with amino-acid sequence MSKIARVELTPVAFADPPLLNVVGVHEPFALRTIVQVWTDDGLVGLGETYAADDHLARLRAVADVLPGLDIFDVNGLRQRVRDVLTSGGGAEVGGMLNLQDPVDVVLSPYEVALLDLQGKQLGLPVVDLLGGAVRDEVPFSAYLFYKWAAHPGGEPDAWGEALDPDGIVRQATKVIGDYGFTAIKLKGGVFPPAQEAEAVRALAEAFPEHKLRIDPNCAWTVDTSVQVARELSGVLEYLEDPTPGIDGMAAVARQTEIPLATNMCVIAFAHLKPAVLADAVQVVLSDHHYWGGLRRSQLLAGICDTFGMGLSMHSNSHLGISLAAMTHLAAATPNLTYACDTHYPWKTEDVIKPGVLAFESGSVRVPGGPGLGVELDVDALGALHEQYLACGIRKRDDTTYMRTVDPGFSPNTARW; translated from the coding sequence ATGAGCAAGATCGCCCGCGTCGAACTGACCCCGGTCGCGTTCGCGGACCCGCCGCTCCTCAACGTGGTCGGCGTCCACGAACCGTTCGCGCTGCGGACGATCGTCCAGGTATGGACGGACGACGGGCTGGTCGGGTTGGGGGAGACGTACGCCGCCGACGATCACCTGGCACGGTTGCGCGCCGTCGCCGACGTACTGCCCGGGCTGGACATCTTCGACGTGAACGGGCTGCGTCAGCGCGTGCGCGACGTACTGACCAGCGGTGGTGGGGCTGAGGTCGGCGGGATGCTCAATCTGCAGGACCCTGTCGACGTGGTGTTGTCGCCGTACGAGGTCGCGCTGCTCGACCTTCAGGGCAAGCAGTTGGGGCTCCCGGTGGTGGACCTGCTCGGCGGCGCGGTCCGGGACGAGGTGCCGTTCAGCGCGTATCTGTTCTACAAATGGGCCGCTCATCCGGGTGGTGAACCGGACGCGTGGGGCGAGGCGCTCGATCCGGACGGGATCGTGCGGCAGGCCACGAAGGTGATCGGGGACTACGGGTTCACGGCGATCAAGTTGAAGGGCGGCGTGTTCCCGCCGGCGCAGGAGGCCGAGGCGGTGCGGGCGCTCGCCGAGGCGTTCCCGGAGCACAAGCTGCGGATCGATCCGAACTGCGCGTGGACTGTGGACACGTCGGTGCAGGTTGCTCGGGAGCTGAGCGGCGTACTGGAGTATCTGGAGGATCCGACGCCCGGGATCGACGGTATGGCGGCTGTTGCGCGACAGACCGAGATTCCGTTGGCGACGAATATGTGCGTGATCGCGTTCGCGCATCTGAAGCCGGCGGTGCTCGCGGACGCCGTACAGGTGGTGCTGTCGGATCATCACTACTGGGGTGGGCTGCGGCGGTCGCAGTTGCTGGCGGGGATCTGCGACACGTTCGGGATGGGGTTGTCGATGCACTCCAACTCGCATCTCGGGATCAGCTTGGCCGCGATGACGCATCTTGCCGCGGCGACGCCGAACCTGACGTATGCATGCGACACCCATTACCCGTGGAAGACGGAGGATGTGATCAAGCCTGGTGTGCTGGCGTTCGAGTCGGGGAGTGTGCGGGTGCCTGGTGGGCCTGGGCTCGGTGTCGAGCTGGATGTCGATGCGCTGGGCGCGTTGCACGAGCAGTACCTGGCGTGCGGGATCCGGAAGCGGGACGACACGACGTACATGCGGACGGTTGATCCGGGGTTCAGCCCGAACACCGCACGCTGGTAG